The Oryza glaberrima chromosome 9, OglaRS2, whole genome shotgun sequence genome includes a window with the following:
- the LOC127785298 gene encoding probable fucosyltransferase 7, translated as MDSKPTRPHRRPPPLPSKTSGVWPVALLVVLCFAALPLFLALSRARPTLSDVSQMGVTVTVHDEDPAGTPPESSPANRDRLLGGLLSPDIGESACLSRYKSSLHRKPSPHSPSPYLVSRLRKYEALHRKCGPGTLFYKKSLMQLTSAYSMGLVECTYLVWTPCGGSHLGDRMLSMASAFLYALLTHRVFVVHVTDDMAGLFCEPFPAASWELPAGFLVHNLTQLGRGSEHSYANLLCAKKIKTDDPAGVRSESLPSYAYVHLEHDYQQSDQLFFCDDDQTVLAKVNWLILRSNLYFTPGLFLVPQFEDELRWMFPARDTVFHHIGRYLFHPSNKVWELITRYHTSYMAKFEENIGIQITTFAGSKVSSEEYFKQIVACTSQEKILPEIDPNATSSANEAALATTASKAVLVSSAQPSEYAEKLKAMYYEHATVTGEPVSVLQPAGAGKQAPNQKALVEMFLQSYCDVSVVSGRSTVGYVGHGLAGVKPWLLLTPTNRTASANPPCIQTTSMEPCFHAPPSYDCRAKKDGDLGAVLRHVRHCEDVGDGLKLYD; from the exons ATGGACAGTAAGCCGACTCGGCcgcaccgccggccgccgccgttgccgtccaAGACGAGCGGCGTGTGGCCCGTCGCGCTGCTCGTCGTCCTCTGCTTCGCCGCTCTCCCGCTCTTCCTCGCGCTGTCACGAGCGCGGCCGACCTTGTCCGACGTGTCGCAGATGGGCGTCACGGTGACCGTCCACGACG AGGATCCAGCAGGGACGCCGCCGGAATCCTCCCCGGCGAACCGGGACAGGCTCCTCGGCGGGCTGCTCTCGCCGGACATCGGCGAGAGCGCGTGCCTGAGCCGGTACAAGTCGTCGCTCCACCGCAAGCCGTCGCcgcactcgccgtcgccgtaccTCGTCTCCCGGCTGCGCAAGTACGAGGCGCTCCACCGCAAGTGCGGGCCCGGCACGCTCTTCTACAAGAAGTCCCTGATGCAGCTCACCTCCGCCTACAGCATGGGCCTCGTCGAGTGCACCTACCTCGTCTGGACGCCGTGCGGCGGCAGCCACCTCGGCGACCGCATGCTCTCCATGGCGTCCGCCTTCCTCTACGCGCTCCTCACCCACCGCGTGTTCGTGGTGCACGTCACCGACGACATGGCCGGACTCTTCTGCGAGCCCTTCCCGGCCGCATCGTGGGAGCTCCCCGCGGGTTTCCTCGTCCACAACCTGACGCAGCTCGGCCGCGGCAGCGAGCACAGCTACGCGAACCTGCTCTGTGCTAAGAAGATCAAGACCGACGACCCCGCCGGCGTGCGGTCCGAGTCGCTGCCGTCGTACGCGTACGTCCATCTGGAGCACGACTACCAGCAGTCGGACCAGCTCTTCTTCTGCGACGACGACCAGACCGTGCTGGCGAAGGTGAACTGGCTGATACTGCGCTCCAATCTCTACTTCACGCCGGGGCTGTTCCTGGTGCCGCAGTTCGAGGACGAGCTCCGGTGGATGTTCCCGGCGAGGGACACGGTGTTCCACCATATTGGGAGGTACCTGTTCCACCCTTCCAACAAGGTGTGGGAGCTCATCACGAGGTACCACACGTCGTACATGGCcaagtttgaagaaaatattGGCATTCAGATCACGACCTTCGCCGGGAGCAAGGTGTCGTCGGAGGAGTACTTCAAGCAGATCGTCGCTTGCACGAGTCAGGAGAAGATTCTGCCGGAGATCGACCCAAACGCGACGTCGAGCGCTAACGAGGCGGCGCTAGCCACCACGGCGTCGAAGGCCGTGCTCGTCAGCTCGGCGCAGCCGTCGGAGTACGCGGAGAAGCTGAAGGCGATGTACTACGAGCACGCGACGGTGACCGGCGAGCCTGTCAGCGTGCTGCAGCCGGCCGGCGCCGGTAAGCAGGCACCCAACCAGAAGGCGCTGGTGGAGATGTTCCTCCAGAGCTACTGCGACGTGTCGGTGGTCAGCGGGCGGTCGACGGTTGGGTACGTCGGCCATGGCCTCGCTGGGGTAAAGCCCTGGCTGTTGCTAACGCCCACGAATCGGACCGCGTCGGCTAACCCGCCCTGCATCCAGACAACGTCGATGGAGCCGTGCTTCCATGCTCCACCGAGCTATGACTGCAGGGCCAAGAAGGATGGGGACCTTGGTGCCGTTCTAAGGCATGTCAGGCATTGCGAGGATGTCGGTGATGGTCTAAAATTGTATGACTAG